In a genomic window of Pseudomonas mohnii:
- the ftsX gene encoding permease-like cell division protein FtsX, with amino-acid sequence MSATRSPKVSERVAPKAADPQPTKKKGDDDDGPDFATLFRAWIESHRASLLDSLRRLGKQPIGSFFTCMVMAVALSLPMGLSLLLSNVERLGGSWQRAAQISLYLQLEASPAEGEALRAQIKGMPGVADAEYVGRDQALEEFQQQSGLGDALKELPENPLPGVVLVTPKEVDKPTLEALRQKLSDLPKVQQAQLDLVWVERLAAILKLGDRFVFGLTVLLVSALLLVIGNTIRLHIENRRTEIEVIKLVGGTDSYVRRPFLYMGALYGFGAGIFSWGVLAFGLDWLNDAVVGLAGLYGSNFALAGVPVADGLSLLLGAVLLGYIGAWIAVARHLRELAPK; translated from the coding sequence ATGAGTGCGACTCGCAGTCCGAAGGTTTCAGAACGCGTGGCGCCGAAGGCCGCCGATCCGCAACCGACCAAGAAAAAAGGCGACGACGATGATGGCCCGGACTTCGCGACGCTGTTTCGCGCCTGGATCGAGAGCCATCGCGCCAGCCTGCTGGACAGTCTGCGCCGGCTGGGTAAACAGCCCATCGGCAGTTTTTTCACCTGCATGGTGATGGCGGTGGCCCTGAGTTTGCCCATGGGCCTGTCACTTTTGCTAAGTAACGTTGAACGTCTGGGTGGTTCCTGGCAGCGTGCTGCGCAGATTTCACTGTACTTGCAGCTCGAGGCCAGCCCGGCTGAGGGCGAGGCGCTACGCGCGCAGATCAAGGGCATGCCGGGCGTGGCCGATGCCGAATACGTTGGCCGGGATCAGGCGCTGGAAGAGTTCCAGCAGCAGTCCGGCCTGGGCGACGCCCTCAAGGAGTTGCCGGAAAACCCGCTACCCGGCGTGGTCCTGGTGACGCCGAAAGAAGTCGATAAGCCGACACTTGAAGCATTAAGACAAAAACTTTCCGATCTGCCGAAGGTACAGCAGGCGCAGCTTGATTTAGTCTGGGTGGAGCGTCTGGCAGCCATTCTCAAGCTGGGCGACCGTTTTGTCTTCGGTCTGACCGTGCTTCTGGTTTCTGCATTACTTTTGGTGATAGGCAATACCATTCGTCTTCATATTGAAAACCGCCGCACAGAGATCGAAGTGATTAAACTGGTCGGCGGCACTGACAGCTATGTGCGCAGGCCCTTTCTCTATATGGGCGCGCTTTATGGCTTCGGTGCGGGGATTTTTTCCTGGGGCGTATTGGCGTTTGGCCTTGACTGGCTGAATGACGCGGTAGTCGGACTGGCCGGTTTGTACGGCAGCAATTTCGCGCTGGCCGGAGTACCAGTTGCCGACGGTCTGTCTCTCTTGCTTGGCGCTGTGCTGTTGGGGTATATCGGTGCATGGATTGCAGTCGCACGCCACCTGAGGGAGCTTGCGCCTAAGTAG
- the ftsE gene encoding cell division ATP-binding protein FtsE, with product MIRFEQVGKRYPNGHVGLHELSFRVRRGEFLFVTGHSGAGKSTLLRLLLAMERPTSGKLLLAGQDLSTISNAQIPFLRRQIGVVFQNHQLLFDRTVFNNVALPLQILGLSKAEIAKRVDSALERVALSDKTDLYPGDLSTGQQQRVGIARAIVHRPALLLADEPTGNLDPRLAAEIMGVFEDINRLGTSVLIASHDLALIARMRHRMLTLQRGRLIGDGEAGV from the coding sequence ATGATTCGTTTCGAACAGGTCGGTAAACGCTACCCGAACGGTCACGTCGGCTTGCATGAGCTGAGCTTTCGAGTGCGTCGCGGTGAGTTTTTGTTTGTAACCGGTCATTCAGGTGCCGGTAAAAGTACGTTGTTGCGCCTGCTGCTGGCCATGGAACGACCCACCAGCGGCAAGTTGCTGCTGGCCGGGCAAGACCTGAGCACCATCAGCAACGCCCAGATACCATTCCTGCGCCGGCAGATCGGCGTGGTGTTCCAGAACCATCAACTGTTGTTTGATCGCACAGTGTTCAACAACGTCGCGCTGCCGTTGCAGATTCTTGGCCTGTCCAAGGCGGAAATCGCCAAACGTGTGGATTCGGCCCTGGAGCGCGTGGCGCTGTCGGACAAGACCGATCTGTACCCCGGCGACCTCTCCACCGGCCAGCAACAACGCGTTGGCATTGCCCGCGCCATCGTTCACCGTCCGGCTTTGCTGCTGGCGGACGAACCGACCGGTAACCTCGACCCGCGGCTGGCGGCGGAAATCATGGGCGTGTTCGAAGATATCAACCGTTTGGGCACCAGCGTATTGATCGCCAGTCACGACCTGGCACTGATCGCGCGCATGCGCCACCGCATGCTGACCCTGCAGCGCGGTCGATTGATCGGCGACGGGGAGGCCGGCGTATGA